One Idiomarina loihiensis L2TR genomic window carries:
- a CDS encoding 4a-hydroxytetrahydrobiopterin dehydratase, whose translation MSNLENARCEACHADAPQVSDEELKELMREIPDWTPVTNDNVMMLQREFKFKNFKQALAFTNRVGDLAEEEKHHPELVTEWGKVTVTWWTHAINGLHKNDFIMAAKTDSVVDA comes from the coding sequence ATGTCAAACTTGGAAAATGCACGTTGCGAAGCGTGTCATGCAGACGCGCCACAAGTCAGCGATGAAGAGCTGAAAGAGCTGATGCGTGAGATACCTGACTGGACGCCGGTAACAAACGACAACGTTATGATGTTGCAGCGCGAATTTAAGTTTAAAAACTTTAAGCAGGCGCTGGCTTTTACTAACCGAGTAGGTGACCTTGCTGAGGAAGAAAAACATCACCCTGAGCTGGTGACTGAATGGGGCAAAGTAACGGTTACCTGGTGGACCCACGCTATTAACGGTTTGCATAAAAATGACTTTATTATGGCGGCAAAAACCGACAGTGTAGTTGACGCTTAG
- the hppD gene encoding 4-hydroxyphenylpyruvate dioxygenase: protein MTDKMINPLNTDGFEFVEYTAPDEKGIDALKDLFDKLGFTEVAKHKSKQAWLYKQNDINFIINAEPGGQAEEFAKDHGPSVCGMAWRVEDAEHALKHSLDNGAKAFPADKGVVEGVPAVFGIGESALYFVDNYENHEIYKQHFDFYENWEAKMSGHAAGLFEIDHLTHNVFRGNMDTWAGFYERIGNFREIRYFDIEGKLTGLLSRAMTAPCGKIRIPINESHDDKSQIEEYLKEYKGEGIQHIALTSDNIYKTVKDLRSIGMDFMDTPETYYEKVNERVEGHQEDLEALREQRILIDGAPMKDGILLQIFTQTVIGPVFFEIIQRKGNEGFGEGNFKALFESIEEDQIRRGVLSDA from the coding sequence ATGACAGATAAAATGATTAATCCGTTAAATACAGACGGTTTTGAGTTCGTTGAGTATACCGCTCCGGACGAGAAAGGCATTGATGCGTTAAAAGATTTGTTCGATAAACTGGGTTTCACTGAAGTGGCTAAGCACAAGAGCAAGCAGGCCTGGTTGTACAAGCAGAACGACATTAATTTCATTATTAACGCTGAACCGGGTGGGCAGGCTGAAGAGTTTGCGAAAGACCATGGTCCGAGTGTCTGTGGTATGGCATGGCGTGTGGAAGACGCTGAGCATGCGTTAAAGCATTCACTTGATAACGGTGCTAAAGCATTCCCTGCTGATAAAGGCGTTGTTGAAGGTGTTCCGGCAGTGTTCGGTATTGGCGAAAGTGCGTTGTATTTTGTCGACAACTACGAAAACCATGAAATTTATAAGCAGCATTTCGACTTCTATGAAAACTGGGAAGCGAAAATGAGCGGGCACGCCGCTGGTCTGTTTGAAATTGACCACCTGACGCACAACGTATTCCGCGGCAACATGGATACCTGGGCTGGCTTCTATGAGCGCATTGGTAACTTCCGTGAAATTCGTTACTTTGATATTGAAGGCAAACTGACAGGCCTGTTAAGCCGAGCGATGACAGCACCTTGCGGTAAGATCCGTATTCCAATTAATGAATCTCACGATGACAAATCGCAAATTGAAGAGTACTTAAAAGAGTACAAAGGCGAAGGTATTCAGCACATTGCTTTAACCAGTGACAATATCTACAAAACCGTAAAAGACCTGCGTTCTATTGGCATGGACTTCATGGATACGCCGGAAACTTACTACGAGAAAGTGAATGAGCGCGTTGAAGGGCATCAGGAAGATTTAGAAGCGTTACGCGAGCAGCGCATTCTAATTGACGGTGCGCCAATGAAAGATGGCATTTTACTGCAAATCTTTACTCAAACCGTCATTGGTCCGGTGTTCTTTGAAATCATTCAGCGTAAAGGCAACGAAGGTTTTGGCGAAGGTAACTTCAAAGCATTATTCGAAAGCATTGAAGAAGATCAGATCCGCCGGGGAGTGTTAAGCGATGCGTAA
- the tyrR gene encoding transcriptional regulator TyrR: MRLEITCDDRLGICQDVLQILRDHEIDLRGIEVDPKGKIFLNFPELAFDDFRHLMPQIRRIPNIIDVKTIPYMPFEREHYEFSLLLSTLPDPVLSIDSKGHIDIINDAGLRLLAGQEDSLKGEPLMQYVHGISLQRWLDKKPRDPIYEAVTIGNSEYYAQLLPIWVNDEEGSTAFAGAVMTCKSEPVTATWQSQTNEKAFERLLTDNSTMKRVIKDAQRMAELDAPLLIEGETGVGKELLAKACHLASQRQDKPFLAINCAALPDNVAESELFGHGEGSISSQSTRKTGVLEQSAGGTVLLDSVSEMSIGLQAKLLRFLEDGVFRRIGEEQEVSVDVRVICTAQGNLYELVENGEFREDLYYRLNVLALNVPPLRERKSDILLLAEHFVTQACKKLGRSQVSLSRAAKERLKRYQWPGNVRQLENTMFRSVSMIEGYTLEPADIRLPELNQEDDQLALDIDDMSLDDAVRRFESHVLRRLYPSFPSTRQLAKRLGLSHTAVANKLRDYGIGKQRSGRARKAEQTKK, translated from the coding sequence ATGCGACTTGAGATAACTTGTGATGACCGTCTGGGTATCTGTCAGGATGTTCTGCAAATTTTGCGAGACCACGAAATTGATTTACGTGGCATTGAAGTCGATCCTAAAGGAAAAATCTTCCTAAATTTTCCTGAATTAGCCTTCGATGATTTTCGGCATTTGATGCCTCAGATTCGTCGCATTCCCAATATTATTGACGTAAAAACCATTCCTTACATGCCGTTTGAACGCGAGCATTATGAATTTAGTTTGCTGTTAAGTACCTTGCCGGATCCGGTTCTTTCTATTGATAGTAAAGGTCATATCGACATTATCAATGACGCCGGTTTACGTTTATTAGCGGGTCAGGAAGACAGCCTTAAAGGTGAGCCGCTGATGCAGTATGTGCATGGTATCTCGCTACAACGCTGGCTGGATAAAAAGCCCCGTGACCCTATTTACGAGGCCGTGACCATAGGCAATTCAGAGTACTACGCTCAATTACTTCCTATCTGGGTTAACGACGAAGAAGGCAGTACGGCGTTTGCCGGTGCGGTAATGACTTGTAAGTCAGAGCCCGTAACAGCAACCTGGCAGAGTCAGACTAATGAGAAAGCCTTTGAACGTCTGTTGACCGATAACAGCACTATGAAGCGCGTGATTAAAGATGCTCAGCGTATGGCAGAGCTTGACGCGCCGCTGTTAATCGAAGGTGAAACGGGTGTTGGTAAAGAGCTGTTGGCAAAAGCCTGTCATTTAGCCAGCCAGCGTCAGGATAAACCCTTTTTAGCCATAAATTGTGCGGCACTACCGGACAATGTTGCTGAGAGCGAACTGTTTGGTCATGGCGAAGGCAGCATAAGTAGCCAGAGCACTCGTAAAACCGGGGTCCTGGAACAATCTGCCGGGGGCACAGTATTACTGGACTCAGTCAGTGAAATGTCTATTGGCCTGCAGGCAAAATTACTACGCTTTTTAGAAGACGGTGTGTTTCGCCGCATTGGCGAAGAGCAGGAAGTGAGCGTAGACGTGCGAGTTATTTGCACAGCCCAGGGTAACCTATACGAACTCGTTGAAAACGGCGAATTTCGCGAAGACTTGTATTATCGGCTAAACGTCCTGGCACTGAATGTTCCGCCGCTGCGTGAACGCAAAAGCGATATTTTATTGTTGGCAGAGCATTTTGTGACTCAGGCTTGTAAGAAGCTCGGGCGCAGTCAGGTAAGTTTAAGCCGGGCGGCGAAAGAGCGGCTCAAGCGTTACCAGTGGCCGGGCAACGTGCGCCAGCTGGAGAACACTATGTTTCGTTCGGTTTCAATGATAGAAGGTTATACGCTGGAGCCCGCGGATATCCGTTTGCCTGAGTTGAATCAGGAAGATGACCAGCTAGCACTGGATATTGACGATATGAGCCTGGACGATGCAGTTCGCCGTTTTGAAAGCCACGTACTACGCCGTTTGTATCCGAGTTTCCCCAGTACAAGGCAACTGGCAAAACGTTTAGGGCTTTCCCATACCGCAGTGGCTAATAAATTACGCGATTATGGCATTGGTAAGCAACGCAGTGGTCGCGCCCGTAAAGCAGAACAGACAAAAAAGTAG